In Paraburkholderia flava, one genomic interval encodes:
- a CDS encoding CoA-binding protein codes for MYKQGIGDFRYFVGVSSLAQIATREDRVCVLNILGGESSAVTPVGHVYSGGNVVFGTAPGKGGQVLETSVGNVPVYNNVLDGINAGHRFNCGVIYLPPAAARDGVAELIRVNPDLRKIFIVTEKLAVHDSREIRAMGQANGVDIFGGNSLGVADTWNQVRIGGALGGDHPEEALRRGSIAIFSNSGNFTTTIATYLRMGGWGTTTAISSGKDVYIQFAAPEFAFALSNDARSKAAVLYVEPGGYYELAADFTKPVVACVVGRWKSKLTRSVGHAGAMAGGADDAASKERWFMEKFGVDELFTPEHPVCSAKGAVVTNIAHIPAALSAVMRENACRPDFDPEGNLALKPWFGANHGLTLPAVLDIPVVDAAAPYNEQIAALNRQIGGVSPRQTMKDASGASQMDARTQVTSLHGVSMLDAAQYPLEANVSLALLHEPGGANDRNLINVAIGAALNLHGHPALDAAQAAREAGNTPNTVLAAAASVIGPRSQQRARQLTRILIERFAAAGLADARDETFDLDRIAIDDDELFLSATTDEQAVRMLEGLRARGAKSVFIRYLEQLPGQPSADAVLAAISVTLAWGPLMRKRVSRLTAENLPWWLTLFGVLIGASVDAAHHTPDAFCGIETTEILQQRSIGEVAFVALLGLEPTPTNLLSFQVLVGMLLSNGPGTISAQGAKGAVSADGPEDPERIQLNKCLIGFLTHTGYTHGGNGYEGIAFLIDQFKETNLVDPGDPDHGIDLKALAHRYVDEYARYKSSRKNAGSLDIQKIPGINHPVFKDKPVNHDPREVFIYSLMSERGEYNVFHEFYRTLVETLYEAGVSRNVYCVNVDAVIAALLLKTLWQPYRAGEYDGSALETAAFTMFLYPRMLGCAAEVDDHMNRGRNMDTRTPASKCQFVA; via the coding sequence ATGTACAAGCAGGGCATTGGTGATTTCAGATATTTCGTCGGCGTCAGTTCGCTTGCGCAGATCGCGACCCGCGAAGACCGCGTGTGCGTGCTGAACATTCTCGGCGGCGAGTCGAGTGCGGTGACGCCGGTCGGTCACGTGTATTCGGGCGGTAACGTCGTATTCGGCACTGCGCCGGGCAAAGGCGGTCAGGTGCTCGAAACGTCGGTCGGCAACGTACCCGTCTACAACAACGTGCTCGACGGCATCAACGCGGGCCACCGCTTCAATTGCGGTGTGATCTATCTGCCGCCCGCAGCGGCGCGCGACGGCGTCGCGGAACTGATCCGCGTGAATCCCGATCTGCGCAAGATCTTCATCGTGACCGAGAAACTCGCGGTCCACGATTCGCGCGAGATCCGCGCGATGGGTCAGGCGAACGGCGTCGACATCTTCGGCGGCAACAGTCTCGGTGTGGCCGACACGTGGAACCAGGTGCGCATCGGCGGCGCGCTCGGCGGCGATCATCCGGAAGAAGCGCTGCGCCGTGGCTCGATCGCGATCTTCTCGAACTCGGGCAATTTCACGACCACGATCGCCACCTATCTGCGGATGGGCGGATGGGGGACGACCACCGCGATCTCCAGCGGCAAGGACGTGTACATCCAGTTTGCCGCGCCCGAGTTCGCGTTCGCGCTGTCCAACGATGCGCGCAGCAAGGCGGCGGTACTGTACGTCGAACCGGGCGGCTACTACGAGCTGGCCGCCGATTTCACGAAGCCCGTCGTGGCCTGCGTGGTCGGTCGCTGGAAGTCGAAGCTGACGCGTTCGGTCGGACACGCCGGTGCGATGGCAGGCGGTGCCGACGATGCGGCCAGCAAGGAACGCTGGTTCATGGAGAAGTTCGGCGTCGACGAGCTGTTCACGCCGGAGCATCCGGTCTGTTCCGCGAAGGGCGCGGTCGTCACGAACATCGCACACATTCCGGCTGCGCTCTCCGCGGTGATGCGCGAGAACGCATGTCGTCCCGATTTCGATCCCGAGGGCAATCTCGCGTTGAAGCCGTGGTTCGGTGCGAATCACGGTTTGACGTTGCCGGCCGTGCTCGATATCCCGGTCGTCGATGCAGCCGCGCCGTATAACGAGCAGATCGCGGCGCTGAACCGGCAGATCGGCGGCGTGTCGCCGCGTCAGACGATGAAGGATGCGTCCGGTGCGTCGCAGATGGATGCGCGGACCCAGGTGACCAGCCTGCACGGCGTGTCGATGCTCGATGCCGCGCAGTATCCGCTCGAAGCAAACGTGAGTCTCGCGCTGCTGCATGAACCGGGCGGCGCGAACGATCGAAACCTGATCAACGTGGCCATCGGTGCCGCGCTGAACCTGCACGGTCATCCCGCACTGGATGCCGCGCAGGCCGCACGCGAAGCAGGCAACACGCCGAACACCGTGCTTGCGGCAGCGGCGAGCGTGATCGGTCCGCGTAGCCAGCAGCGCGCGCGTCAGTTGACCCGCATCCTGATCGAGCGCTTCGCCGCCGCAGGACTTGCCGATGCGCGCGATGAAACATTCGACCTCGACCGCATCGCGATCGACGACGACGAACTGTTCCTGAGCGCCACGACCGACGAGCAGGCCGTGCGGATGCTCGAAGGCCTGCGCGCACGCGGCGCGAAATCCGTCTTCATCCGCTACCTCGAACAGTTACCCGGTCAGCCGAGTGCCGACGCGGTACTCGCCGCGATCTCGGTGACGCTCGCGTGGGGACCGTTGATGCGCAAGCGCGTGTCGCGCCTCACTGCCGAAAACCTGCCGTGGTGGCTGACGCTGTTCGGCGTGTTGATCGGCGCATCGGTGGATGCGGCGCACCACACACCCGATGCTTTTTGCGGCATCGAGACGACAGAAATCCTGCAGCAACGGTCGATCGGCGAGGTCGCGTTCGTCGCGTTGCTCGGCCTCGAACCGACGCCGACGAACCTGCTGTCGTTCCAGGTGCTGGTCGGCATGCTGCTGTCGAACGGACCGGGGACCATTTCGGCGCAGGGCGCGAAGGGCGCGGTGTCGGCCGACGGTCCCGAGGACCCGGAGCGCATCCAGCTCAACAAATGCCTGATCGGTTTTCTCACGCACACCGGCTACACGCACGGCGGCAACGGCTACGAAGGGATCGCGTTCCTGATCGACCAGTTCAAGGAGACGAATCTCGTCGATCCAGGCGACCCGGATCACGGCATCGACCTGAAGGCACTCGCGCATCGTTACGTCGACGAATACGCGCGCTACAAGTCCAGCCGGAAGAACGCGGGCAGCCTCGATATCCAGAAGATTCCGGGCATCAATCACCCGGTGTTCAAGGACAAGCCGGTCAATCACGATCCGCGCGAAGTGTTCATCTACTCGCTGATGTCGGAACGCGGCGAATACAACGTCTTCCACGAGTTCTATCGCACGCTCGTCGAGACGCTGTACGAAGCGGGCGTGTCGCGCAACGTGTACTGCGTGAACGTCGATGCGGTGATCGCGGCGCTGTTGCTGAAGACGTTGTGGCAGCCGTACCGCGCCGGCGAGTACGACGGCTCGGCGCTCGAGACGGCGGCGTTCACGATGTTCCTCTATCCCCGCATGCTCGGCTGCGCGGCGGAAGTCGACGACCACATGAACCGCGGTCGAAACATGGACACCCGGACGCCGGCATCGAAGTGCCAGTTCGTCGCCTGA
- a CDS encoding ATP citrate lyase citrate-binding domain-containing protein, whose protein sequence is MQVTGMFHGAKMLQFVDFPTAEVLGPSASEEEIRALIDRHGLVFIKPMFKGGVGKKGKAGLIGKATDLKTALSEKERLYFVEHRVCHTVAKSNGVTFEAGVPAEHEVYFSITDSTHFRAPTMTLTHHGGMDIEELDRTMVAQVPFDPLTGLKAFVVANALSALGAPKQIISPLVQHLPKLWELYHDYGMSTLELNPIRMRVDKKGRMTPVACDFKCGFDRDDPRWKRLNLPASLFAVDYSDFEQEINQLRTYQGQSDVYVINSGGTILAPTFGGGANSLVTQMLGDDAIISSDFGGNPPYEKMKEVARICFKHWLKQSNVLFIIGGKSNNTDIFETFRAMADALREHFSRHGPSPLYVVIGRGGPNLVRGMGAMRDTLDALGVPYRFFGFDSDMSEVVLYAKEIDAWMKAGGREQVANRMGLVSRPVD, encoded by the coding sequence ATGCAAGTTACCGGCATGTTTCATGGAGCGAAGATGCTCCAGTTCGTCGATTTCCCCACCGCCGAGGTGCTCGGTCCGAGCGCGAGCGAAGAGGAGATCCGCGCGCTGATCGATCGGCACGGACTGGTTTTCATCAAGCCGATGTTCAAGGGCGGCGTGGGGAAGAAGGGCAAGGCCGGCCTGATCGGCAAGGCCACTGACCTGAAGACCGCGCTCAGCGAAAAGGAACGGCTGTATTTCGTCGAGCACCGCGTGTGCCACACGGTCGCGAAATCGAATGGCGTGACGTTCGAGGCGGGCGTGCCGGCGGAGCACGAGGTCTATTTCTCGATCACCGATTCGACGCACTTCCGCGCGCCGACGATGACGCTGACGCATCACGGCGGCATGGACATCGAGGAACTCGACCGGACCATGGTCGCGCAGGTGCCGTTCGATCCGCTGACCGGCCTGAAGGCGTTCGTCGTCGCAAATGCGTTGTCGGCGCTCGGTGCGCCGAAGCAGATCATCTCGCCGCTCGTGCAGCATCTGCCGAAACTGTGGGAGCTGTATCACGACTACGGGATGAGCACGCTCGAACTGAATCCGATCCGGATGCGCGTGGACAAAAAAGGACGCATGACGCCGGTCGCGTGCGACTTCAAGTGCGGCTTCGATCGCGACGATCCGCGCTGGAAGCGGCTGAATCTGCCGGCCAGTCTGTTCGCGGTCGACTACTCGGATTTCGAGCAGGAGATCAACCAGCTGCGCACGTACCAGGGGCAAAGCGACGTCTACGTGATCAACAGCGGCGGCACGATCCTCGCGCCGACCTTCGGCGGCGGCGCGAACTCGCTGGTCACGCAGATGCTCGGCGACGACGCGATCATTTCGTCCGACTTCGGCGGCAATCCGCCGTACGAAAAAATGAAGGAAGTCGCCCGCATCTGCTTCAAGCACTGGCTCAAGCAAAGCAACGTGCTGTTCATCATCGGCGGCAAGTCGAACAACACCGACATCTTCGAAACCTTCCGCGCGATGGCCGATGCGCTTCGCGAGCATTTCAGCCGGCATGGTCCGTCGCCGCTGTACGTCGTGATCGGGCGCGGCGGGCCGAATCTCGTGCGCGGCATGGGCGCGATGCGCGACACGCTCGATGCGCTCGGCGTGCCGTACCGGTTCTTCGGCTTCGATTCCGACATGAGCGAGGTCGTGCTGTACGCGAAGGAAATCGATGCGTGGATGAAGGCCGGCGGCCGCGAACAGGTGGCGAACCGGATGGGCCTCGTGTCCCGTCCGGTGGACTGA
- a CDS encoding fimbrial protein, with protein sequence MTFFLPRALSHGSHRSRRWLAIATLSVAGLLGLGVSTSANAALQCTITGSAAISFGTITVPRDTPVGTPLSSVQSSTVSVNCPSNPGTVPPYNNGWYMQYFPQLAVSPVAGVWNTGIAGIGIKVIDVTYGNKVMSSLGVGGWDDFGAPITNTNAFTGSFTFTYQLVKTAAQVKSGGAINIPQLFTLVSHNIPLNVTSPALVTISVNNTSIVATTCTVTTPSVSVTLPSVNASALGTVGTTAGNQNFSIGLSCQSGANVYVTLTDATAPGNTTSNLTLASGSTATGVKLRVLKSGGSPVSYGPDSAVAGNPNQWLVGASASTTSIPLTAQYISTGTVTAGTVKGLATFTMSYQ encoded by the coding sequence ATGACTTTCTTTCTGCCACGCGCGCTATCGCACGGGTCGCACCGCTCACGCCGCTGGCTCGCGATCGCGACGCTGAGCGTCGCCGGCCTGCTGGGCCTCGGCGTCAGCACGTCGGCGAATGCGGCGCTGCAATGCACGATCACCGGCTCGGCGGCGATCAGCTTCGGTACGATCACCGTGCCGCGCGACACGCCGGTCGGTACGCCGCTCAGTTCGGTGCAGTCGTCGACGGTATCGGTCAACTGTCCGTCGAATCCCGGCACGGTGCCGCCGTACAACAACGGCTGGTACATGCAGTATTTTCCGCAACTGGCCGTGAGCCCGGTGGCGGGCGTCTGGAATACGGGCATTGCGGGGATCGGCATCAAGGTGATCGACGTGACCTACGGCAACAAGGTGATGTCGTCGCTGGGCGTGGGCGGCTGGGACGATTTCGGCGCGCCGATCACGAACACGAACGCGTTCACCGGGTCCTTTACGTTCACCTATCAACTGGTCAAGACGGCCGCGCAGGTGAAGAGCGGCGGCGCGATCAACATCCCGCAGCTGTTCACGCTGGTCAGCCACAACATCCCGTTGAACGTGACATCGCCGGCGCTCGTGACCATCTCGGTCAACAACACGTCGATCGTCGCGACGACCTGCACGGTGACCACGCCGTCGGTCAGCGTGACGCTGCCGTCGGTGAACGCGAGCGCGCTCGGCACGGTGGGCACGACGGCCGGCAACCAGAACTTCAGCATCGGGCTGTCGTGCCAGTCCGGCGCGAACGTCTACGTGACGCTGACCGACGCGACCGCGCCCGGCAACACGACCAGCAACCTGACGCTGGCGAGCGGGTCGACCGCGACCGGCGTGAAGCTGCGCGTGCTGAAAAGCGGCGGGTCGCCGGTCAGCTACGGACCGGACTCCGCAGTGGCGGGCAATCCGAACCAGTGGCTGGTGGGCGCGTCGGCCAGCACGACCAGCATTCCGTTGACCGCGCAGTACATCTCGACCGGCACGGTGACAGCCGGAACGGTGAAGGGGCTGGCTACGTTTACGATGAGCTACCAGTAG
- a CDS encoding fimbria/pilus outer membrane usher protein produces the protein MRTREQRPRPRTVNRFALRRSHAVILGAVAAWSALPAFAATASSTASTTTLADVQFNDQFLMRPKGQSVDVSRFEHGNPVSPGDYTVDLYVNGNWVGHSAIRFVAQQGAASATPCFDRTLIERLGLNFSTLSAKGHDELAKAQAGECANIADLVDGASQSFDMSDLRLDLSIPQAALLRNPQGYVSPEFWDEGVTSATLGYNLNSFHVSGSGAANTQTYLGLNSGINFGSWHFRQNSAITWQSNGPRSYQDIATYLQHDLPSIRSQLTIGDAFTDGAVFDSIGIRGVELASDDRMLPDSLRGYAPLIRGIATSNARVTVTQNGNKLYETNVAPGAFEINDLYATGYGGNLLVTVTEADGSQHSFSVPYASVAQLLRPGITRFNLAAGQFRDAQVSEHSNLLQGTVQHGFNNIVTGYAGSIVAQGYLAGLIGAAVNTPLGAVAVDITEARASIRGLSDTTGQSVRISYSKLVPTTNTNFTVAAYRYSSSGFWALRDAMLARDRVAGGQDPSAVDRQRNQVQLTMNQSFGNGWGNAYVVGSTLDYWNRAGTTAQFQIGYNNVLRAFGTNFSYNVSLSRQRDGLTGQMNNQLFASVSIPLGSGQHAPTLSTNFTHSNVGGSSEQAMLNGSAGVDNEFTYGVTTGHQPGATTGGANGQYRSPYATLSASASGGSGFSQVSAGITGAVVAHPGGVTFANDLGDTIGVVEAKDAKGARITNSSGVRIDGSGYAVIPYLTPYSLNTVEIDPKGIPLDVEFRSTSQQVAPRANSVVMIRFGTVSGRAAVIAAHQPNGALLPFGASVYDAQGSNVGAIGQNSRIFVRGVADQGTLTVKWGDAADETCRFNYRLPPKGEDKGAYAHIDATCGPVDAASNVASTATDATGGVAHAVTASRSSKDTAAVQSAGGNP, from the coding sequence ATGCGTACCCGAGAACAACGTCCTCGACCGCGTACCGTGAACCGGTTCGCGCTCCGCCGCAGCCACGCCGTGATCCTCGGCGCGGTTGCGGCGTGGAGCGCGTTGCCGGCGTTTGCCGCGACGGCATCCAGCACAGCCAGCACGACCACGCTCGCCGATGTGCAGTTCAACGACCAGTTCCTGATGCGGCCCAAGGGGCAGAGCGTCGACGTGTCGCGTTTCGAGCACGGCAATCCGGTATCGCCCGGCGACTACACGGTCGACCTCTACGTGAACGGCAACTGGGTCGGTCACTCGGCGATTCGCTTCGTCGCGCAGCAGGGTGCCGCGAGCGCGACGCCGTGTTTCGACCGGACGCTGATCGAGCGTCTCGGGCTGAATTTTTCGACGCTGTCGGCGAAAGGACACGACGAACTCGCGAAGGCTCAGGCCGGCGAGTGCGCGAACATCGCCGATCTGGTCGACGGTGCGTCGCAATCGTTCGACATGTCCGATCTGCGGCTCGACCTGAGCATTCCGCAGGCCGCATTGCTGCGCAATCCGCAGGGGTATGTGAGCCCGGAGTTCTGGGACGAGGGCGTGACGTCGGCGACGTTGGGCTACAACCTCAACTCGTTCCACGTGAGCGGTTCGGGTGCGGCGAACACGCAGACCTACCTCGGGCTGAACAGCGGGATCAACTTCGGCAGCTGGCATTTCCGGCAAAACTCCGCGATCACGTGGCAGTCGAACGGCCCGCGTTCCTATCAGGACATCGCGACCTACCTGCAGCACGATCTGCCGTCGATCCGCAGCCAGCTGACGATCGGCGATGCGTTCACCGACGGCGCCGTGTTCGACAGCATCGGCATTCGCGGTGTCGAGCTCGCGAGCGACGACCGGATGCTGCCCGATTCGCTGCGCGGCTACGCGCCGCTGATTCGCGGGATCGCGACCAGCAATGCGCGCGTGACGGTCACGCAGAACGGCAACAAGCTCTACGAAACCAACGTCGCGCCCGGCGCGTTCGAGATCAACGATCTGTACGCGACGGGTTACGGCGGCAATCTGCTCGTGACGGTGACCGAGGCCGACGGCAGCCAGCACAGTTTCTCGGTGCCGTACGCGTCGGTTGCGCAGTTGCTGCGTCCGGGCATCACGCGCTTCAACCTCGCGGCCGGCCAGTTCCGCGACGCGCAGGTCAGCGAGCACAGCAACCTGCTGCAGGGCACCGTGCAGCACGGCTTCAACAACATCGTGACCGGCTACGCGGGATCGATCGTCGCGCAGGGCTATCTCGCGGGACTGATCGGCGCGGCAGTCAACACGCCGCTCGGTGCAGTCGCAGTCGACATCACCGAAGCCCGCGCAAGCATTCGCGGCCTGTCGGACACGACCGGCCAAAGCGTGCGGATCAGCTACAGCAAGCTGGTGCCGACGACCAATACGAACTTCACGGTCGCCGCCTATCGCTATTCGTCGAGCGGTTTCTGGGCGCTGCGCGATGCGATGCTCGCACGCGATCGGGTCGCCGGCGGCCAGGATCCGAGCGCGGTCGATCGCCAGCGCAACCAGGTCCAGCTGACGATGAACCAGAGCTTCGGCAACGGCTGGGGCAACGCGTACGTGGTCGGTTCGACACTCGATTACTGGAACCGCGCCGGCACCACGGCGCAATTCCAGATCGGCTACAACAACGTGCTGCGCGCGTTCGGCACGAACTTCAGCTACAACGTGTCGCTGTCGCGGCAACGCGACGGCCTCACCGGCCAAATGAACAACCAGCTCTTCGCGAGCGTGTCGATCCCGCTCGGCAGCGGACAGCACGCGCCGACGCTATCGACGAACTTTACGCACAGCAACGTCGGCGGTTCGTCCGAACAGGCGATGCTGAACGGCTCGGCCGGCGTCGACAACGAATTCACCTACGGCGTGACCACCGGCCATCAGCCGGGCGCAACCACCGGCGGCGCGAACGGCCAGTACCGCAGCCCGTACGCGACGCTGTCCGCGAGCGCGAGCGGCGGCTCCGGCTTCTCGCAGGTGTCGGCAGGCATCACCGGTGCGGTCGTCGCTCATCCGGGCGGCGTGACCTTCGCAAACGATCTCGGCGACACGATCGGCGTCGTCGAAGCGAAGGACGCGAAGGGCGCGCGGATCACGAATTCGTCGGGCGTGCGGATCGACGGCAGTGGCTACGCGGTGATTCCGTACCTGACGCCGTACAGCCTGAACACCGTCGAGATCGATCCGAAGGGCATTCCGCTCGACGTCGAATTCCGTTCGACGAGCCAGCAGGTCGCACCGCGTGCGAACTCGGTGGTGATGATCCGCTTCGGCACGGTCAGCGGACGGGCCGCCGTGATCGCCGCGCATCAGCCCAACGGCGCGTTGCTGCCGTTCGGCGCGAGCGTGTACGACGCGCAGGGGTCGAACGTCGGCGCGATCGGCCAGAACAGCCGCATCTTCGTGCGCGGCGTCGCCGATCAGGGGACGCTGACCGTCAAGTGGGGCGATGCGGCGGATGAAACGTGCCGGTTCAACTACCGCCTGCCGCCGAAGGGCGAGGACAAGGGCGCGTATGCGCATATCGATGCGACGTGCGGTCCGGTGGACGCAGCGTCGAACGTGGCGAGCACAGCAACCGATGCAACGGGCGGCGTTGCTCACGCAGTGACGGCGAGCCGTTCATCGAAGGACACAGCGGCGGTTCAGTCTGCCGGAGGAAACCCGTGA
- a CDS encoding molecular chaperone, producing MMVLALSLGTGSAHAGVVISGTRVIYSAQEREVTIKLSNEGDAPALVQAWLDTGNPNAMPEESKVPFTLSPPLFRLDPKKGQSLRLIYTQEALPQDKESLFWLNVLEVPPRAAASTTSDMPNSLQLAFRSRIKVFFRPKGLPGDANDAAAKVTWKFVRKDNGSYALEAVNPTPYHVTFSKVVATDGAATWENDKGGMVDPNATMDFDVGSTAPLASAPQHVDYTFINDYGAGTEGKYDAHAKP from the coding sequence ATGATGGTTTTAGCGTTATCGCTAGGCACGGGCAGCGCGCACGCGGGCGTGGTGATCAGCGGAACGCGCGTGATCTATTCCGCGCAGGAGCGCGAAGTGACCATCAAGCTCAGTAACGAAGGCGACGCCCCGGCACTCGTGCAGGCGTGGCTGGACACGGGCAATCCGAACGCGATGCCGGAAGAATCGAAGGTGCCGTTCACGCTGTCGCCGCCGCTGTTTCGACTCGACCCGAAGAAAGGGCAGAGCCTGCGTCTGATCTACACGCAGGAAGCGCTGCCGCAGGACAAGGAGTCGCTGTTCTGGCTCAACGTCCTCGAAGTGCCGCCGCGCGCTGCGGCCAGCACGACATCCGATATGCCGAATTCGCTGCAGCTCGCGTTTCGTTCGCGCATCAAGGTGTTTTTCCGTCCGAAGGGTTTGCCCGGCGACGCGAACGACGCAGCAGCAAAAGTCACGTGGAAGTTCGTACGTAAAGACAACGGCAGCTATGCACTCGAAGCGGTCAACCCGACGCCTTATCACGTGACGTTCAGCAAGGTGGTGGCCACCGACGGCGCGGCGACGTGGGAAAACGACAAGGGCGGCATGGTCGATCCGAACGCGACGATGGACTTCGACGTTGGCTCGACGGCGCCGCTCGCCAGCGCGCCGCAACACGTCGACTACACGTTCATCAACGACTACGGCGCGGGCACGGAGGGCAAGTACGACGCGCACGCGAAGCCGTAG
- a CDS encoding fimbrial protein has protein sequence MNITRLGILTAIAAVTAMPVASQAADGTITFTGQITSQTCTISGNGGGKNFTVTLPTVSTSALATAGTTAGRTPFNIALSNCTPNSGNVSTYFEPGATVDTTTGQLVNASGTATNVEVGLLNGDSSVVTLGAAQASQNSKAVALASGAATLKYFAQYVATGGASTAGTVNTTVMYSIVYQ, from the coding sequence ATGAACATCACTCGCTTAGGCATCCTTACTGCAATTGCTGCAGTAACCGCGATGCCGGTCGCCTCGCAAGCTGCGGACGGCACCATCACGTTTACCGGCCAGATCACCAGCCAGACCTGCACGATCAGCGGCAATGGCGGCGGCAAGAACTTCACGGTCACGCTGCCGACCGTGTCGACGTCCGCACTGGCCACCGCCGGTACGACCGCCGGCCGTACGCCGTTCAACATCGCGCTGTCGAACTGCACGCCGAACTCGGGCAACGTCTCGACGTACTTCGAGCCGGGCGCGACCGTCGACACGACGACGGGTCAACTGGTCAACGCATCGGGCACGGCGACGAACGTCGAAGTCGGTCTGCTGAACGGCGACAGCAGCGTCGTCACACTGGGCGCGGCACAGGCTTCGCAAAACTCGAAGGCGGTTGCGCTCGCGAGCGGTGCGGCAACGCTCAAGTACTTCGCGCAATACGTCGCGACCGGTGGCGCGTCGACGGCAGGTACGGTCAACACGACCGTCATGTACTCGATCGTCTACCAGTAA